In the genome of Streptomyces pactum, one region contains:
- the hpnE gene encoding hydroxysqualene dehydroxylase HpnE: MTAHTRPGRPGPGTAGPSGPATAVVVGGGLAGTAAALALADAGVRVTLLETRPRLGGLAFSFRRPSPAGELTVDNGQHVFLRCCTAYRWFLDRIGGTRLAPLQGALDVPVLDAGAPRRPRLARIRRNGLPVPLHLAASLAGYRHLSPAERARAGRAALALRGLDPLDPALDDTDFAGWLRRQGQSARAVEALWDLVGVATLNATARQASLGLAAMVFRTGLLSEPGAADIGWAHAPLGELHHTRAGAALADAGVRTELRTRVTALTRAADGRWQVATERGATGPGQLTADAVVLAVPQREAHDLLPPGALEDPGRLLRIGTAPILNLHVVYDRKVLRRPFFVAIGSPVQWVFDRTRSSGLDRLPGGAGAQYLAVSQSAAHDDIDRPVGELRRRYLPELARLLPAARGATVTDFFVTRERAATFAPTPGVGRLRPHAATQEPGLHLAGAWTATGWPATMEGAVRSGLTAADGVLVGLGLGRRHRNPPPAAGGRLAQEAV; encoded by the coding sequence ATGACCGCGCACACCCGCCCCGGCCGGCCCGGCCCCGGCACCGCCGGGCCGTCCGGCCCGGCGACCGCCGTGGTCGTCGGCGGCGGGCTGGCCGGCACCGCCGCCGCGCTCGCCCTGGCCGACGCGGGCGTCCGCGTCACCCTGCTGGAGACCCGGCCCCGGCTGGGCGGCCTGGCCTTCTCCTTCCGCCGGCCGTCCCCCGCCGGCGAGCTGACCGTGGACAACGGGCAGCACGTCTTCCTGCGCTGCTGCACCGCCTACCGGTGGTTCCTGGACCGGATCGGCGGCACCCGGCTGGCCCCCCTCCAGGGCGCGCTGGACGTTCCGGTGCTGGACGCCGGCGCCCCCCGCCGGCCGCGGCTGGCCCGCATCCGCCGCAACGGGCTGCCGGTGCCGCTGCACCTGGCCGCCAGCCTCGCCGGGTACCGGCACCTGTCGCCCGCCGAGCGCGCCCGGGCCGGCCGCGCCGCCCTCGCGCTGCGCGGGCTCGACCCGCTCGACCCCGCCCTGGACGACACCGACTTCGCCGGCTGGCTGCGCCGCCAGGGCCAGAGCGCCCGGGCCGTGGAGGCGCTGTGGGACCTGGTGGGGGTGGCCACCCTCAACGCCACCGCCCGGCAGGCCTCGCTCGGCCTGGCCGCCATGGTCTTCCGCACCGGGCTGCTCAGCGAGCCCGGTGCGGCCGACATCGGCTGGGCGCACGCCCCGCTCGGCGAGCTCCACCACACCCGGGCCGGCGCCGCCCTCGCCGATGCCGGCGTCCGTACCGAACTGCGCACCCGGGTTACCGCGCTCACCCGCGCCGCCGACGGCCGCTGGCAGGTGGCCACCGAGCGCGGGGCGACCGGGCCCGGGCAGCTGACCGCCGACGCGGTCGTGCTGGCCGTACCCCAGCGGGAGGCCCACGACCTGCTGCCCCCGGGCGCGCTGGAGGACCCCGGCCGGCTGCTGCGGATCGGCACCGCGCCGATCCTCAACCTGCACGTGGTCTACGACCGGAAGGTGCTGCGCCGCCCGTTCTTCGTGGCCATCGGCAGCCCGGTCCAGTGGGTGTTCGACCGCACCCGCTCCTCCGGGCTCGACCGCCTGCCCGGCGGCGCGGGAGCCCAGTACCTCGCGGTCTCGCAGTCCGCCGCCCACGACGACATCGACCGACCGGTCGGCGAACTGCGCCGGCGGTACCTGCCCGAGCTGGCCCGGCTGCTGCCGGCCGCCCGGGGCGCGACCGTCACGGACTTCTTCGTCACCCGCGAACGCGCCGCGACGTTCGCCCCCACTCCCGGCGTGGGGCGTCTGCGACCACACGCCGCCACCCAAGAGCCCGGCCTCCACCTGGCCGGGGCGTGGACGGCGACCGGCTGGCCCGCGACGATGGAAGGCGCCGTCCGCAGCGGTCTCACCGCCGCGGACGGCGTTCTTGTCGGTCTGGGGCTCGGTCGCCGGCACCGGAACCCGCCGCCCGCCGCCGGCGGGCGGCTCGCCCAGGAGGCGGTATGA
- a CDS encoding polyprenyl synthetase family protein produces the protein MSTSTQNRGEPVTPVTPAVHTAGVAALLERGRALTTPVLRAVVARLAPPMDSVAAYHFGWIDAEGRPTAADSGKAVRPALAVLSAEAAGAPAEAGVPGAVAVELVHNFSLLHDDLMDGDEQRRHRDTVWKVHGPAQAILVGDALFALAGEILLELGTVEAGRAARRLTAATRKLIDGQAQDLAYEHRERVSVAECLEMEGNKTGALLACATSIGAVLGGADDRTADTLERYGHHLGLAFQAVDDLLGIWGDPVATGKQTWSDLRQRKKSLPVVAALAADGPASRELARLLAADAGKSDAEFMDFDEDQFAARAALIEQAGGRDWTSQEARRQHATAVAALAEVELPERVRAELTALADFVVVRER, from the coding sequence ATGAGCACCAGCACACAGAACAGAGGAGAGCCTGTGACCCCGGTGACCCCGGCAGTCCACACCGCGGGCGTCGCCGCGCTGCTGGAGCGCGGACGCGCCCTGACCACGCCGGTGCTGCGCGCCGTCGTGGCCCGGCTGGCGCCGCCCATGGACTCCGTCGCCGCCTACCACTTCGGCTGGATCGACGCCGAGGGCCGCCCCACCGCCGCGGACAGCGGCAAGGCCGTCCGCCCCGCCCTCGCGGTGCTCTCCGCGGAAGCGGCCGGGGCCCCCGCCGAGGCCGGCGTCCCCGGCGCGGTCGCGGTGGAGCTGGTGCACAACTTCTCCCTCCTCCACGACGACCTGATGGACGGCGACGAACAGCGCCGGCACCGGGACACGGTGTGGAAGGTGCACGGACCGGCCCAGGCCATCCTGGTCGGCGACGCGCTCTTCGCGCTGGCCGGCGAGATACTGCTGGAGCTGGGCACCGTGGAGGCCGGCCGGGCCGCCCGGCGGCTGACCGCCGCCACCCGCAAGCTCATCGACGGCCAGGCCCAGGACCTCGCCTACGAGCACCGGGAACGGGTCTCGGTGGCGGAGTGCCTGGAGATGGAGGGGAACAAGACCGGCGCGCTGCTGGCCTGCGCCACCTCCATCGGCGCGGTGCTCGGCGGCGCCGACGACCGCACCGCCGACACCCTGGAGCGCTACGGCCACCACCTGGGCCTGGCCTTCCAGGCCGTGGACGACCTGCTCGGCATCTGGGGCGACCCGGTGGCCACCGGCAAACAGACCTGGAGCGACCTGCGTCAGCGCAAGAAGTCCCTGCCGGTGGTCGCCGCGCTCGCCGCCGACGGCCCCGCCTCCCGGGAACTGGCCCGGCTGCTGGCCGCCGACGCGGGCAAGTCCGACGCCGAGTTCATGGACTTCGACGAGGACCAGTTCGCCGCCCGGGCGGCCCTCATCGAACAGGCGGGCGGACGCGACTGGACCTCCCAGGAGGCCCGCCGCCAGCACGCCACCGCGGTCGCCGCGCTGGCGGAGGTGGAACTCCCCGAGCGGGTCCGGGCGGAGTTGACCGCACTCGCCGACTTCGTCGTGGTACGAGAGAGATGA
- the shc gene encoding squalene--hopene cyclase codes for MTATTVEPSETPSEPAVRTAARAAADRAVAHLLARQDPAGWWKGDLETNVTMDAEDLMLRQFLGIPDTRVLAAAARHIRSRQRDDGAWPTFHGGPGDLSATIEAYVALRLAGDPAGAPHMAAASAWVRERGGIARSRVFTRIWLALFGWWRWEDLPELPPEMIFLPTWVPLNIYDFGCWARQTIVPLTIVSALRPVRPAPFALDELHAAAGPAPAPGTGWDGVFQRLDRLLHAYHKVPLRPLRRAALRSATRWIIERQENDGCWGGIQPPAVYSVIALHLMGYDLDHPVLRAGLESLDRFAVWREEPADGGPADGAGTPGRTAEVRMVEACQSPVWDTCLAAIALADAGLPADHPALVKAADWMLDEQITRPGDWTVRRPGLPPGGWAFEFHNDNYPDIDDTAEVVLALRRIDHPDPARVDTAVARATRWNLGMQSRDGAWGAFDVDNTSPFPNRLPFCDFGEVIDPPSADVTAHVVEMLAWEGLADDPRTRRGIAWLLAEQESDGSWFGRWGTNYVYGTGSVVPALIAAGLPASHPAVRRAVGWLERVQNDDGGWGEDQRSYPDPANWRGRGASTASQTAWALLALLAAGERDGRAVERGIAWLTATQTPDGTWDEPYFTGTGFPWDFSINYHLYRQVFPVTALGRYLHGEPHRPRPRSA; via the coding sequence ATGACAGCGACCACCGTCGAACCCTCCGAGACACCGTCCGAACCCGCGGTACGCACCGCGGCCCGGGCCGCCGCGGACCGCGCCGTGGCCCACCTGCTGGCCAGGCAGGACCCCGCCGGATGGTGGAAGGGCGACCTGGAGACCAACGTCACCATGGACGCCGAGGACCTGATGCTCCGCCAGTTCCTCGGCATCCCGGACACCCGCGTCCTGGCCGCCGCCGCCCGCCACATCCGCTCCCGGCAGCGCGACGACGGTGCCTGGCCCACCTTCCACGGCGGCCCCGGTGACCTGTCCGCCACCATCGAGGCGTACGTCGCCCTGCGGCTGGCCGGCGACCCGGCCGGTGCCCCGCACATGGCCGCCGCCTCCGCCTGGGTCCGGGAGCGCGGGGGGATCGCCCGGTCCCGCGTCTTCACCCGGATCTGGCTCGCGCTCTTCGGCTGGTGGCGCTGGGAGGACCTGCCGGAACTGCCCCCCGAGATGATCTTCCTGCCCACCTGGGTGCCGCTCAACATCTACGACTTCGGCTGCTGGGCCCGGCAGACCATCGTGCCGCTGACCATCGTCTCCGCCCTGCGGCCGGTCCGCCCGGCGCCCTTCGCGCTCGACGAACTGCACGCGGCCGCCGGCCCCGCGCCGGCCCCGGGCACCGGCTGGGACGGGGTCTTCCAGCGCCTGGACCGGCTGCTGCACGCCTACCACAAGGTCCCGCTCCGCCCGCTGCGCCGGGCCGCGCTCCGCTCCGCCACCCGCTGGATCATCGAACGGCAGGAGAACGACGGCTGCTGGGGCGGCATCCAGCCGCCGGCCGTGTACTCCGTCATCGCCCTCCACCTGATGGGCTACGACCTGGACCACCCGGTGCTGCGCGCCGGACTGGAGTCGCTGGACCGCTTCGCGGTGTGGCGCGAGGAACCGGCGGACGGCGGGCCCGCCGACGGCGCCGGCACCCCGGGCCGCACCGCCGAGGTCCGCATGGTGGAGGCGTGCCAGTCCCCGGTGTGGGACACCTGCCTGGCCGCCATCGCGCTCGCCGACGCCGGGCTGCCCGCGGACCACCCGGCCCTGGTGAAGGCCGCCGACTGGATGCTGGACGAGCAGATCACCCGGCCCGGGGACTGGACGGTGCGCCGCCCCGGCCTGCCGCCCGGCGGCTGGGCGTTCGAGTTCCACAACGACAACTACCCCGACATCGACGACACCGCCGAGGTGGTGCTGGCGCTGCGCCGCATCGACCACCCCGACCCCGCCCGGGTGGACACCGCGGTGGCGCGCGCCACCCGCTGGAACCTGGGCATGCAGTCCCGCGACGGCGCCTGGGGCGCGTTCGACGTGGACAACACCAGCCCGTTCCCCAACCGGCTGCCGTTCTGCGACTTCGGCGAGGTGATCGACCCGCCCTCGGCGGACGTCACCGCGCACGTGGTGGAGATGCTCGCCTGGGAGGGCCTGGCCGACGACCCGCGCACCCGGCGCGGCATCGCCTGGCTGCTGGCCGAACAGGAGAGCGACGGTTCGTGGTTCGGGCGCTGGGGCACCAACTACGTCTACGGCACCGGCTCGGTCGTCCCCGCCCTCATCGCCGCCGGACTGCCCGCCTCCCACCCGGCCGTCCGGCGTGCCGTCGGCTGGCTGGAGCGGGTGCAGAACGACGACGGCGGCTGGGGCGAGGACCAGCGCTCCTACCCCGACCCGGCGAACTGGCGCGGCCGCGGAGCCTCCACCGCCTCGCAGACCGCCTGGGCGCTGCTCGCCCTGCTCGCCGCCGGTGAGCGGGACGGCCGGGCCGTGGAGCGCGGCATCGCCTGGCTGACCGCCACCCAGACCCCGGACGGCACCTGGGACGAGCCGTACTTCACCGGCACCGGCTTCCCCTGGGACTTCTCCATCAACTACCACCTCTACCGTCAGGTGTTCCCGGTCACCGCGCTCGGCCGCTACCTGCACGGGGAGCCGCACCGTCCCCGGCCGCGGAGCGCCTGA
- a CDS encoding phosphorylase family protein, translated as MPAGPAGQGTAAPLLIACALGIERLALRGGGRAAAPAPVPVTVVRTGMGPRAADRAVTRALDTGGAAAATAVIATGFCAGLARGMHPGDLVVADETRGPDGRTRCTGGDVLTAALAELVRGHPRRTVHTGPVAGSDHVVRGAERAALRATGAIAVDMESAATLRAAVRAGPRPVAAVRVVVDAPEHELLRIGTVRGGISAFRVLRAVLPAFYEWHRSEAAPQEVS; from the coding sequence ATGCCCGCCGGCCCGGCCGGGCAGGGCACCGCCGCACCGCTGCTGATCGCCTGCGCGCTCGGCATCGAACGGCTCGCGCTGCGCGGCGGCGGGCGGGCTGCGGCCCCGGCTCCGGTCCCGGTCACCGTGGTGCGCACCGGCATGGGGCCGCGGGCCGCCGACCGGGCGGTGACCCGGGCCCTGGACACCGGTGGGGCCGCGGCGGCCACCGCGGTCATCGCCACCGGTTTCTGCGCCGGGCTGGCCCGCGGCATGCACCCCGGCGACCTGGTGGTCGCCGACGAGACCCGGGGCCCGGACGGCCGTACCCGGTGCACCGGCGGCGACGTGCTCACCGCCGCCCTCGCCGAACTGGTCCGCGGCCACCCGCGGCGCACCGTGCACACCGGTCCGGTGGCCGGCTCCGACCACGTGGTGCGCGGTGCCGAGCGCGCCGCGCTGCGGGCCACCGGCGCGATCGCGGTGGACATGGAGTCCGCCGCCACCCTGCGGGCCGCGGTGCGCGCCGGCCCCCGCCCGGTTGCCGCCGTCCGGGTGGTCGTGGACGCCCCGGAACACGAGCTCCTGCGCATCGGCACCGTGCGCGGTGGAATATCGGCTTTCCGTGTCCTGCGCGCAGTGCTCCCGGCCTTTTACGAATGGCACCGCTCCGAAGCCGCTCCCCAGGAGGTGAGCTAG
- the hpnH gene encoding adenosyl-hopene transferase HpnH, giving the protein MAMPLRQSIRVATYLFDQKVIRRRDKFPLIVELEPLYACNLKCEGCGKIQHPAGVLKQRMPVAQAVGAVLECGAPMVSIAGGEPLMHPQIDEIVRQLVERRRYVFLCTNAVLLRKKMDLFTPSPYFAFAVHIDGLRERHDESVAKEGVFDEAVAAIKEAKRRGFRVTTNSTFFNTDTPQTVVEVLNFLNDELKVDEMMISPAYAYEKAPVQHHFLGVEQTRELFRKAFAGGNRRRWRLNHSPLFLDFLEGRTDFPCTAWGIPNYSVFGWQRPCYLMADGYVPTYRRLVEETDWDAYGRGKDARCDNCMAHCGYEPTAVLATMGSLKESLRAARETIGGNRG; this is encoded by the coding sequence ATGGCCATGCCGCTCCGTCAGTCCATCCGGGTCGCGACGTATCTCTTCGACCAGAAGGTGATCCGCCGGCGCGACAAGTTCCCGCTGATCGTGGAACTGGAACCGCTCTACGCCTGCAACCTCAAGTGCGAGGGCTGCGGGAAGATCCAGCACCCGGCGGGCGTGCTCAAGCAGCGCATGCCGGTGGCCCAGGCGGTCGGCGCGGTGCTGGAGTGCGGCGCCCCCATGGTCTCCATCGCCGGTGGCGAACCGCTGATGCACCCGCAGATCGACGAGATCGTACGCCAGCTGGTGGAACGGCGGCGCTACGTCTTCCTGTGCACCAACGCGGTGCTGCTGCGCAAGAAGATGGACCTGTTCACCCCCTCCCCGTACTTCGCGTTCGCCGTCCACATCGACGGGCTGCGGGAACGGCACGACGAGTCGGTCGCCAAGGAGGGCGTCTTCGACGAGGCGGTGGCCGCCATCAAGGAGGCCAAGCGGCGCGGCTTCCGGGTCACCACCAACTCCACCTTCTTCAACACCGACACCCCGCAGACGGTGGTCGAGGTGCTCAACTTCCTCAACGACGAGCTGAAGGTGGACGAGATGATGATCTCGCCCGCCTACGCCTACGAGAAGGCGCCCGTCCAGCACCACTTCCTCGGCGTCGAGCAGACCCGCGAGCTGTTCCGCAAGGCGTTCGCGGGCGGCAACCGGCGGCGCTGGCGGCTCAACCACAGCCCGCTCTTCCTGGACTTTCTGGAGGGCCGCACCGACTTCCCGTGCACCGCCTGGGGCATCCCCAACTACTCCGTCTTCGGCTGGCAGCGCCCCTGCTACCTGATGGCCGACGGATACGTGCCCACCTACCGCCGGCTGGTGGAGGAGACCGACTGGGACGCGTACGGGCGCGGGAAGGACGCCCGCTGCGACAACTGCATGGCCCACTGCGGGTACGAGCCCACCGCGGTGCTCGCCACCATGGGGTCGCTCAAGGAGTCGCTGCGCGCCGCCCGCGAGACCATCGGCGGCAACCGGGGCTGA
- a CDS encoding aspartate aminotransferase family protein, which produces MRALLAERGAERYELHSRYLNHQLPRMLRTLGFDKVYERAEGAYFWDAEGHDYLDMLAGFGVMGLGRHHPVVRQALHDVLDASTADLTRFDCPPLPGLLAERLLRHAPHLDRVFFGNSGSEAVETALKFARRATGRPRVLYCAHAFHGLTTGSLSVNGEAGFRDGFGPLLPDTAIELGDLDALERELRRGDVAAFVVEPVQGKGVHTPPPGFLYAAQELLHRHKALLIADEVQTGMGRTGAFFAYQHEDGVEPDLVCLAKSLSGGYVPVGATLGKDWIFKKVYSSMDRVLVHSTSFGGGAQAMAAGLAVLAVMEDEQIVANARLTGELLRSRLAALVGRYELLHEVRGRGLMIGIEFGRPASLKLRSRWAMLQAARKGLFAQMVVVPLLRRHRILTQVSGDHMEVIKLIPPLIIGEREVDRFVTAFTSVMDDAHAGGGLMWEFGRTLMKQAVANR; this is translated from the coding sequence CTGCGGGCGCTGCTCGCCGAACGCGGGGCGGAGCGGTACGAGCTGCACAGCCGGTACCTCAACCACCAGTTGCCCCGCATGCTGCGCACCCTCGGCTTCGACAAGGTGTACGAGCGGGCCGAGGGCGCCTACTTCTGGGACGCCGAGGGCCACGACTACCTCGACATGCTCGCCGGGTTCGGCGTGATGGGCCTGGGCCGTCACCACCCGGTGGTCCGTCAGGCGCTGCACGACGTCCTGGACGCCTCGACGGCCGACCTGACCCGCTTCGACTGCCCGCCGCTGCCCGGCCTGCTGGCCGAGCGGCTGCTGCGCCACGCGCCCCACCTGGACCGGGTCTTCTTCGGCAACAGCGGCTCCGAGGCGGTGGAGACCGCGCTGAAGTTCGCCCGCCGCGCCACCGGCCGGCCGCGGGTGCTGTACTGCGCGCACGCCTTCCACGGCCTGACCACCGGCTCGCTGTCGGTCAACGGCGAGGCCGGCTTCCGCGACGGCTTCGGCCCGCTGCTCCCCGACACCGCGATCGAGCTGGGCGACCTGGACGCGCTCGAACGCGAGCTGCGGCGCGGGGACGTGGCGGCGTTCGTGGTGGAGCCGGTCCAGGGCAAGGGCGTGCACACCCCGCCGCCGGGCTTCCTGTACGCCGCGCAGGAGCTGCTCCACCGGCACAAGGCGCTGCTCATCGCCGACGAGGTGCAGACCGGCATGGGCCGTACCGGCGCCTTCTTCGCCTACCAGCACGAGGACGGCGTCGAGCCGGACCTGGTCTGCCTGGCCAAGTCCCTCTCCGGCGGCTACGTCCCGGTGGGCGCCACGCTGGGCAAGGACTGGATCTTCAAGAAGGTGTACTCCTCCATGGACCGGGTGCTGGTGCACTCCACCAGCTTCGGCGGCGGCGCCCAGGCCATGGCGGCGGGCCTGGCGGTGCTGGCGGTGATGGAGGACGAGCAGATCGTCGCCAACGCCCGGCTCACCGGGGAGCTGTTGCGCTCCCGGCTCGCCGCCCTGGTGGGCCGTTACGAGCTGCTGCACGAGGTGCGGGGCCGCGGACTGATGATCGGCATCGAGTTCGGCCGCCCGGCCTCGCTGAAACTGCGCAGCCGCTGGGCGATGCTCCAGGCGGCCCGCAAGGGGCTGTTCGCGCAGATGGTGGTGGTGCCGCTGCTGCGGCGCCACCGCATCCTCACCCAGGTCTCCGGGGACCACATGGAGGTCATCAAGCTGATCCCGCCCCTGATCATCGGGGAGCGCGAGGTGGACCGGTTCGTGACCGCGTTCACCTCGGTGATGGACGACGCGCACGCCGGCGGCGGGCTGATGTGGGAGTTCGGCCGCACGCTGATGAAGCAGGCGGTGGCGAACCGCTGA
- a CDS encoding tyrosine-protein phosphatase, which translates to MTQQIPQVPSAEPVLTGVRNFRDVGGLPTVDGRRVRPGVLFRSGHLAHATAEDAAFLGGLGLHTVFDFRNAADIALEGPDVTLAGVRNLNLPLSDPADGAGFWTMVREGDLATLRELLAEGRAAGRMVASYRQIIRTRTAEHARLLTEIADDSHPALLHCSAGKDRAGLSVVVILLALGVEPAAIEADYLESAAAHRRYRVWRSSTAPDALSPEVMELLGPLFDARKEYLASAYAEIEEFWGGTENYLARGLGLDAAKRERLRQRLLTD; encoded by the coding sequence GTGACGCAGCAGATACCGCAGGTCCCGTCGGCCGAGCCCGTGCTGACCGGGGTCCGGAACTTCCGGGACGTGGGCGGCCTGCCCACCGTGGACGGCCGCCGGGTGCGGCCGGGCGTGCTGTTCCGCAGCGGTCATCTGGCCCACGCCACGGCGGAGGACGCGGCGTTCCTCGGCGGCCTGGGGCTGCACACCGTCTTCGACTTCCGCAACGCGGCCGACATCGCGCTGGAGGGGCCGGACGTGACGCTGGCCGGGGTGCGCAACCTCAACCTCCCGCTGAGCGACCCGGCGGACGGTGCGGGCTTCTGGACCATGGTGCGGGAGGGCGACCTGGCCACGCTGCGGGAGCTGCTGGCGGAGGGCAGGGCCGCGGGGCGGATGGTCGCCTCGTACCGGCAGATCATCCGGACCCGGACCGCCGAGCACGCCCGGCTGCTCACCGAGATCGCCGACGACAGCCACCCGGCGCTGCTGCACTGCTCGGCCGGGAAGGACCGGGCCGGGCTGTCGGTCGTGGTCATCCTGCTCGCCCTGGGGGTGGAGCCGGCGGCGATCGAGGCGGACTACCTGGAATCGGCCGCCGCGCACCGCCGCTACCGCGTCTGGCGCTCCTCCACCGCCCCCGACGCGCTGTCGCCCGAGGTCATGGAGCTGCTCGGTCCGCTCTTCGACGCCCGGAAGGAGTACCTGGCCTCGGCGTACGCGGAGATCGAGGAGTTCTGGGGCGGCACCGAGAACTACCTTGCCCGCGGCCTGGGACTGGACGCGGCGAAGCGGGAACGGCTGCGGCAGCGGCTGCTCACCGACTGA
- a CDS encoding SGNH/GDSL hydrolase family protein has translation MADDSKPSSAMMIGSYAAVGDSFTEGVGDPGPDGRFVGWADRLAVLLADRHRSPDPTAPRTPGSGGPAPGQVAPFRYANLAVRGRLLDQIVAEQVPRARQLAPDLVSFCAGGNDILRPGSDPDAIAERYEAAVADLTDAVGTVLVCTGFDTRGVPVLRHLRGKIATYTAHVRAIADRHGCPVLDLWSLRSVQDRRAWSPDRLHLSADGHTRVALRAAQVLGLGVPADPDQPWPPEGVRSAAEVRRDNLHWAREHLVPWIGRRLRGESSGDHVEPKRPDLLPLP, from the coding sequence GTGGCAGACGATTCGAAACCCAGCAGCGCAATGATGATCGGGTCGTACGCAGCCGTCGGGGACAGCTTCACCGAGGGTGTCGGCGATCCAGGGCCCGACGGCCGGTTCGTCGGCTGGGCCGACCGGCTCGCCGTCCTCCTGGCGGACCGGCACCGGAGCCCCGACCCGACGGCCCCGCGGACCCCCGGCTCCGGCGGCCCGGCGCCCGGCCAGGTCGCCCCCTTCCGTTACGCCAACCTCGCCGTGCGCGGACGGCTCCTCGACCAGATCGTCGCGGAGCAGGTGCCGCGCGCCCGGCAACTCGCCCCCGACCTGGTGAGCTTCTGCGCGGGCGGCAACGACATCCTGCGGCCGGGCAGCGACCCGGACGCCATCGCCGAACGCTACGAGGCGGCGGTCGCCGACCTCACCGACGCGGTGGGCACCGTGCTGGTGTGCACCGGCTTCGACACCCGCGGGGTGCCGGTGCTGCGCCACCTGCGCGGCAAGATCGCCACGTACACCGCCCACGTACGGGCCATCGCCGACCGGCACGGCTGCCCGGTGCTCGACCTGTGGTCGCTCCGCTCGGTGCAGGACCGGCGCGCCTGGAGCCCGGACCGGCTCCACCTGTCCGCCGACGGGCACACCCGGGTCGCGCTGCGCGCCGCCCAGGTGCTCGGTCTGGGGGTGCCCGCCGACCCGGACCAGCCGTGGCCCCCGGAGGGCGTCCGGTCCGCCGCCGAGGTACGCCGGGACAATCTGCACTGGGCACGCGAGCACCTGGTGCCGTGGATCGGCCGGCGGCTGCGCGGGGAGTCCTCCGGGGACCACGTGGAGCCCAAGCGCCCCGACCTGCTGCCGCTGCCGTAA
- a CDS encoding ATP-binding protein — protein sequence MSTSVGEARRRVLTRLREWGVDQETRENAELVVSELFTNAVRHTTSEQVRCEVRLTGSRLRLEVADQGCARTVPRARRPGADQEGGRGLMLVEALATAWGVQPHDGDPGRTVWALL from the coding sequence TTGAGCACCTCGGTCGGGGAGGCCCGGCGCCGGGTGCTGACGCGCCTGCGGGAGTGGGGCGTGGACCAGGAGACGCGCGAGAACGCCGAGCTGGTCGTCTCGGAGCTGTTCACCAACGCGGTTCGCCACACCACCAGTGAACAGGTCCGCTGCGAGGTGCGGCTGACCGGGTCCCGGTTGCGCCTGGAGGTGGCCGACCAGGGCTGCGCCCGCACCGTCCCGCGGGCCCGGCGCCCGGGGGCGGACCAGGAGGGCGGACGCGGACTGATGCTGGTGGAGGCGCTCGCCACCGCCTGGGGCGTCCAGCCGCACGACGGGGACCCGGGCCGCACCGTGTGGGCCCTGCTGTAA
- a CDS encoding helix-turn-helix domain-containing protein, with protein MADVRLSGAPTVLRVVLGKRLQDLREKAGLSFEEAGAALDVTHATIRRMEKAEVGLKIPYVEKLLTTYGVTDPEEVEGFLSLARESNQRGWWHGFRDVLPDWFSAFVSLEGAASTIRAYEPHYVPGLLQTEGYARAVLRAGMPHASDEEIDRLVALRRERQALLTRPDAPLLWVVMDETVLRRPIGGPEIMREQIDRLIEATAAPNVQLQIMPFAAGPHPAMYGPFHIFRFPIPELPDIAYSESLVGAVYIDQRDEVSVFLEALDRMCAQAAPAQTTQSVLGGVRKEI; from the coding sequence GTGGCGGACGTACGACTGAGCGGCGCCCCGACCGTTCTACGGGTCGTACTCGGCAAGCGGCTACAGGATCTGAGGGAGAAGGCCGGCCTGTCCTTCGAAGAGGCCGGCGCCGCTCTCGACGTCACCCACGCCACCATCCGGCGCATGGAGAAGGCCGAGGTCGGCCTGAAGATCCCGTACGTCGAGAAACTGCTCACCACCTACGGGGTCACCGATCCCGAGGAGGTCGAGGGATTCCTCTCCCTGGCCCGGGAGTCCAACCAGCGCGGCTGGTGGCACGGGTTCCGCGACGTGCTCCCCGACTGGTTCAGCGCCTTCGTCAGCCTGGAGGGCGCCGCCAGCACCATCCGCGCCTACGAGCCGCACTACGTGCCCGGCCTGCTGCAGACCGAGGGTTACGCCCGCGCCGTGCTGCGGGCCGGGATGCCGCACGCCTCGGACGAGGAGATCGACCGGCTGGTCGCCCTGCGCAGGGAGCGGCAGGCGCTGCTCACCCGGCCCGACGCGCCGCTGCTGTGGGTGGTGATGGACGAGACGGTGCTGCGCCGGCCGATCGGCGGACCGGAGATCATGCGCGAGCAGATCGACCGGCTCATCGAGGCCACCGCCGCGCCCAACGTCCAGCTGCAGATCATGCCGTTCGCCGCCGGACCCCACCCGGCCATGTACGGCCCCTTCCATATCTTCCGGTTCCCGATCCCGGAGCTCCCGGACATCGCGTACAGCGAGAGCCTCGTGGGCGCGGTCTACATCGACCAGCGCGACGAGGTGTCCGTGTTCCTGGAGGCCCTGGACCGGATGTGCGCGCAGGCCGCGCCCGCACAGACCACCCAGAGCGTGCTGGGTGGCGTTCGCAAGGAGATCTGA